From Patescibacteria group bacterium, a single genomic window includes:
- the argF gene encoding ornithine carbamoyltransferase encodes MRHLISLKDFTKEEIWEILDLAAKLKKDRTENNFPKYFENKTLIMLFQKSSTRTRLSFEAGTTELGGHAIYLDSRTSQFSLTDFKDEIRAVMRFGQMLMFRALKAVDVQTAASFNQIPVIDACSEKYHPCQALGDILTMMEHAGGLDKIKKIVWLGIENNVSNTLKLACAQLGIEVCLAAPEVNASSVDGELNAMAEATGKVSKNLNLAEAMAGADFVHTDTWMDMEFFKDGKVLPEFQAEYDRRLRVLKPYQLNAEIIDKYAPQARIMHCMPCHIGYEISRDAIDHKNSIIFDQAENRMHIQKAIMLWLLKKV; translated from the coding sequence ATGCGTCATTTGATTTCTTTAAAAGATTTTACCAAGGAAGAAATTTGGGAAATTTTGGATTTGGCGGCCAAACTCAAAAAAGACCGAACCGAAAATAATTTTCCAAAATATTTTGAGAACAAAACTTTGATAATGCTGTTTCAGAAATCATCAACCCGCACGCGTCTGTCTTTTGAAGCCGGCACAACCGAGCTGGGCGGGCACGCGATTTATCTGGATTCGCGCACTTCACAGTTTTCTTTAACCGATTTTAAAGACGAGATCAGGGCGGTAATGAGATTTGGGCAAATGTTGATGTTTCGGGCCTTGAAAGCCGTGGATGTGCAAACCGCCGCTTCATTTAATCAGATTCCGGTAATAGACGCTTGCAGTGAAAAATATCATCCTTGCCAGGCCTTGGGCGATATATTAACGATGATGGAGCACGCCGGCGGATTGGATAAAATCAAAAAAATCGTCTGGCTCGGTATTGAAAATAATGTTTCCAATACTTTGAAACTGGCGTGCGCGCAGTTGGGGATAGAGGTGTGCCTGGCTGCTCCGGAGGTTAACGCGTCCAGTGTGGATGGCGAACTTAACGCGATGGCCGAGGCGACCGGAAAAGTTTCTAAAAATTTAAATTTGGCCGAGGCCATGGCCGGAGCCGATTTTGTCCATACTGATACTTGGATGGATATGGAATTTTTTAAAGACGGTAAAGTTCTGCCGGAATTCCAGGCGGAATATGATCGCCGTCTGCGTGTGCTCAAGCCGTATCAGCTCAATGCCGAAATAATTGACAAATACGCGCCGCAGGCCAGAATTATGCATTGTATGCCCTGCCACATCGGCTATGAAATCAGCCGTGATGCTATAGACCATAAAAACTCAATAATTTTTGACCAAGCCGAAAATAGAATGCATATTCAAAAGGCCATTATGTTGTGGCTGCTTAAAAAAGTATAA
- a CDS encoding glycosyltransferase: MSKPVTISACLVIYNEEKIIERCLSSIKGLADEIIIIHDGPCTDRTLEIAKQYTDKIFVREHQCVVEGHLAFAFAQATCEWLLRFDADEYFDVADHGKIRALLGSDDNVNGYIFDWEFWDGKRAIAFAGIQKPLFFRRKNYRYVGVVQEVGEVDGGLKKANLILHHRPNYNNISWKETMRKANYWIPALAKGFFPELFTYECYNTTPDKWIKHAMKIRKHPLYYIITYPPKTTLAQLKNGLWKHGVNGWSLALQNFVCYFSLYYQIWQIDRSLKKKAAGGAA, encoded by the coding sequence ATGAGCAAACCAGTAACAATCTCCGCGTGTTTAGTGATTTATAACGAAGAAAAAATTATTGAAAGGTGTCTCAGCAGCATTAAGGGTCTGGCTGATGAAATTATAATAATTCACGACGGCCCCTGCACCGACCGGACTTTGGAAATTGCTAAACAATATACTGACAAAATTTTCGTGCGCGAGCATCAGTGCGTGGTTGAAGGACATCTGGCCTTTGCCTTTGCCCAGGCCACCTGCGAATGGTTGTTGCGTTTTGATGCCGATGAATATTTTGATGTTGCCGATCACGGCAAAATCCGCGCGCTCTTAGGGTCCGACGATAACGTCAACGGATATATCTTTGACTGGGAATTTTGGGACGGTAAACGGGCCATCGCCTTTGCCGGCATACAGAAGCCGCTTTTTTTCCGGAGAAAGAATTATCGTTATGTCGGCGTGGTTCAAGAGGTGGGTGAGGTGGATGGAGGACTTAAAAAAGCTAATTTGATTTTACATCATCGGCCAAATTATAATAATATCTCTTGGAAGGAGACCATGAGAAAAGCCAATTATTGGATCCCAGCTTTGGCCAAAGGATTTTTCCCAGAGCTTTTTACTTACGAATGCTATAATACTACTCCGGACAAATGGATAAAACACGCTATGAAAATCAGAAAACACCCGCTGTATTATATAATAACTTATCCCCCAAAAACTACTTTAGCCCAGCTCAAAAATGGCTTGTGGAAGCACGGCGTAAACGGGTGGAGTCTGGCACTGCAGAATTTTGTCTGTTATTTTTCTCTTTACTACCAAATATGGCAGATAGACAGGAGCTTAAAGAAAAAAGCAGCTGGTGGGGCGGCGTAG
- a CDS encoding transaldolase family protein, with amino-acid sequence MKVFIDSADVKEIEKYISWGLCDGVTTNPSICLKAGVTGGEEGIKARAVEIAGLIAPLSLSVEVTTDNPNEILNQARKYNTWADNITVKITVTDQNGVSLLPVIYQLVSEGVSVNVTAMMTFNQAIMATKAINAGLAKAAVKKTHYISIFGGRISEEHGVEQAQKVLKEVRQWLDFHNYKNIEIIVGAVRTPENVELWAKSGAHILTIPPDVIAKSLLSARTKETVVNFLNDAQKAIQQFNIPASI; translated from the coding sequence ATGAAGGTGTTTATTGACAGCGCGGACGTCAAGGAGATTGAAAAGTATATTAGTTGGGGGCTCTGTGACGGAGTTACTACTAATCCGAGTATTTGTTTAAAGGCGGGAGTTACGGGAGGAGAAGAAGGTATAAAAGCTCGAGCAGTTGAAATAGCCGGATTAATCGCGCCGCTTTCGTTAAGCGTGGAAGTGACTACTGATAATCCCAATGAAATTTTAAATCAGGCCAGAAAATATAATACCTGGGCGGATAATATTACGGTAAAAATAACAGTTACTGATCAAAACGGCGTCTCTCTTTTGCCGGTTATTTATCAGCTTGTCAGCGAGGGCGTATCGGTCAATGTGACCGCGATGATGACTTTTAATCAGGCCATTATGGCCACTAAAGCCATAAATGCCGGTTTGGCCAAAGCAGCAGTTAAAAAAACTCATTATATCAGCATTTTTGGCGGCCGGATTTCCGAGGAGCATGGGGTGGAACAAGCCCAAAAGGTATTAAAAGAAGTGAGGCAGTGGCTGGATTTTCATAATTATAAAAACATTGAAATTATCGTCGGTGCGGTTCGTACTCCGGAGAATGTGGAATTATGGGCTAAGAGCGGCGCTCATATTCTCACCATTCCGCCGGATGTTATCGCCAAGTCGCTTTTGTCCGCTCGTACCAAAGAGACCGTGGTTAACTTTTTAAATGACGCGCAAAAAGCAATACAACAGTTTAATATCCCAGCTTCAATATGA
- a CDS encoding nucleotidyltransferase family protein, whose amino-acid sequence MSKIKQAVILCAGLGTRMRPLTDTMPKAMIPFSGKPLLEWNIEQFKKHGVTEFFINLFYLPDVVRNYFGDGAKWGVKINYFIEKEPLGTAGGVKDFEKQLDDTFFVIYGDMFSLMDYSKMEAEFAKHPDIIGMQKMQKTENYQDADVAEVGPDGCYKAIHPKPHTEKYMNAYRMKGVFILRKEILKFVPANTYYELGKNLMPDVVNRGLKFYSYECGEYTKCMDDLEKYKEVEEYVRENGLI is encoded by the coding sequence ATGTCAAAAATAAAACAAGCCGTTATTCTGTGTGCTGGTTTGGGGACTCGCATGAGGCCGCTCACTGATACTATGCCCAAAGCAATGATTCCTTTTTCCGGCAAGCCGCTTTTGGAATGGAATATTGAACAGTTTAAAAAACATGGCGTGACCGAATTTTTTATCAACCTTTTTTATCTTCCTGATGTGGTCCGGAATTATTTTGGCGACGGAGCCAAATGGGGAGTAAAAATAAATTATTTTATAGAAAAGGAACCCTTGGGAACCGCCGGTGGGGTAAAAGATTTTGAGAAACAGCTGGATGACACTTTTTTTGTCATTTACGGAGACATGTTCAGTTTGATGGATTACTCCAAAATGGAAGCGGAGTTTGCCAAACACCCGGATATTATCGGTATGCAGAAAATGCAGAAAACCGAGAACTACCAGGACGCGGATGTGGCTGAAGTCGGTCCTGATGGCTGTTACAAAGCGATTCATCCCAAACCCCACACAGAAAAATACATGAATGCTTATCGGATGAAGGGCGTGTTTATATTAAGAAAAGAAATTTTAAAATTTGTTCCGGCTAATACTTACTATGAACTCGGGAAAAATTTGATGCCGGATGTTGTTAACCGTGGTTTGAAATTTTACAGCTATGAATGCGGTGAATATACGAAATGCATGGACGATTTGGAGAAATACAAAGAAGTGGAAGAGTATGTGCGTGAAAATGGATTAATCTAG
- a CDS encoding HAD family hydrolase, whose amino-acid sequence MEKRDHKAVFLDRDGTIIRQVDLMHKVKDLRLLPGTARAISKLNKLGFFVIVVTNQPVIARGIIGPKEVDEIHGVLIRRLHGKGARIDGIYYCPHHPEANLPEYRLRCRCRKPEPGMILKGLKDLKINPKKSFMIGDALIDVVSGKKAGLKTILVKTGPGHARLDQKYQHVKPDFTVKNLVEAVKICQK is encoded by the coding sequence ATGGAAAAAAGAGACCATAAAGCGGTATTTTTAGATCGGGACGGAACGATTATCAGACAGGTTGACTTAATGCATAAAGTTAAAGACCTGCGCCTTCTTCCTGGTACGGCGCGGGCAATTAGCAAACTGAACAAACTAGGATTTTTCGTAATTGTAGTGACTAATCAGCCGGTGATTGCGCGCGGTATCATCGGACCAAAAGAAGTTGACGAAATCCATGGCGTGCTAATCAGGCGTTTGCACGGCAAAGGAGCGCGTATTGACGGGATATATTATTGTCCACACCACCCGGAAGCGAATTTGCCAGAGTATCGTTTGCGCTGCCGTTGCCGTAAGCCGGAACCGGGGATGATCCTTAAAGGATTAAAGGATTTAAAAATAAACCCGAAGAAGAGTTTTATGATCGGTGACGCGCTTATAGATGTAGTTTCGGGCAAAAAAGCCGGCCTCAAAACGATTTTGGTGAAAACTGGCCCGGGTCACGCGCGTTTGGATCAGAAATACCAACATGTGAAGCCGGATTTTACCGTAAAAAATTTGGTGGAAGCCGTTAAAATATGTCAAAAATAA
- a CDS encoding NAD-dependent epimerase/dehydratase family protein, with the protein MAKVLITGIAGFIGSNLAVRLLEEGYEVIGIDNLSAGVVTQVPEGVDFHKLDIRSKDIYPLFKDVEYVFHLAAKSSVSECQQDPVDASDNNSTGTVNVFEASARAGIKKIIYAETSALYEGSEIYPTPESDVHPHSFYALSKMTTNIYAQGFQKFRNLKTVAVRYFNVYGPRQDYRRTIPPVMSALIIKLLRGENPIIYGDGEKRRDFVYVDDVNDVHLLLMKDDRANNEVFNIGCGVNYSINEIYKMIRDITGVNLDPIYKDNLEGEAQVNLGDCSKLKSLGWNPKTTIEEGLKIQIDYIKKNVINA; encoded by the coding sequence ATGGCTAAAGTTCTCATCACAGGCATTGCCGGTTTTATAGGAAGCAACTTAGCAGTTCGTTTGCTTGAGGAGGGATATGAGGTAATCGGTATAGACAACCTTTCCGCCGGGGTTGTAACCCAGGTTCCGGAAGGTGTTGATTTTCATAAATTGGATATAAGGTCAAAAGACATTTATCCGTTATTTAAAGACGTTGAATACGTGTTTCATCTGGCTGCTAAAAGTAGTGTCAGCGAGTGCCAACAGGATCCGGTAGACGCCAGTGATAATAACAGCACCGGCACTGTCAATGTATTTGAAGCTAGTGCCAGGGCGGGAATCAAAAAAATCATTTATGCCGAAACCTCGGCTCTGTATGAGGGTTCAGAAATTTACCCAACTCCGGAATCCGACGTGCACCCGCACAGCTTTTACGCGCTTAGCAAGATGACCACCAATATTTATGCCCAGGGCTTCCAGAAGTTTCGCAATTTAAAGACCGTGGCCGTACGTTATTTTAATGTCTACGGCCCCAGACAGGATTATAGGAGAACGATTCCGCCGGTTATGTCCGCCCTCATAATCAAACTTCTACGCGGCGAGAACCCAATTATTTATGGAGATGGTGAAAAGAGGCGCGACTTTGTTTATGTTGACGATGTCAATGACGTACACCTGCTCTTGATGAAAGATGACCGAGCCAACAACGAAGTTTTTAATATCGGTTGTGGCGTGAATTACTCCATTAATGAAATTTATAAAATGATCAGGGATATAACCGGGGTAAATCTAGATCCGATCTATAAAGATAATCTGGAGGGCGAGGCCCAGGTAAATTTAGGTGACTGTTCCAAGCTCAAGAGTTTGGGCTGGAATCCGAAAACCACGATTGAAGAAGGCCTTAAAATCCAGATTGATTACATTAAAAAGAATGTTATCAATGCGTAA
- a CDS encoding SIS domain-containing protein, whose protein sequence is MKDYISKYISETDYALKALPSEEIAKAINIVQSVYERDGRIYIFGNGGSLALATHWVSDFNKTVFSHNLDLHSKRFQAIRLPTTEEEMSAWANDVGFDTVFSGPLQNYLREGDCIIAISSSGNSANIIKAVELAKSRHVPVIGLSGFDGGKLNELADAKIMVRTEKGKYGVVEGAHGVILHLMTTYFQDYFDHLVSRKQQSSKV, encoded by the coding sequence ATGAAAGATTACATCTCTAAATATATTTCCGAAACTGATTACGCCCTCAAGGCCTTGCCCTCGGAAGAAATTGCCAAGGCCATCAATATAGTGCAATCGGTTTATGAACGGGATGGACGCATATATATTTTTGGCAACGGGGGATCCCTGGCCTTGGCTACTCACTGGGTGAGTGATTTTAATAAAACTGTTTTCAGTCATAATTTGGATTTACATTCCAAAAGGTTTCAAGCCATACGTTTACCCACCACCGAAGAAGAGATGTCGGCTTGGGCCAATGACGTTGGCTTTGATACGGTCTTCTCCGGTCCCTTGCAAAACTATTTAAGGGAGGGTGATTGCATTATAGCTATCAGCAGTTCAGGAAATTCAGCTAATATTATCAAAGCGGTTGAATTGGCCAAGAGCCGCCATGTGCCGGTAATCGGGTTATCGGGTTTTGATGGCGGCAAACTCAATGAATTGGCAGACGCAAAGATTATGGTCCGGACCGAAAAAGGAAAATACGGAGTCGTAGAAGGCGCGCATGGGGTTATTCTTCATTTGATGACAACTTATTTTCAGGATTATTTTGATCATTTGGTGAGCCGGAAACAGCAATCTTCTAAGGTTTAG
- a CDS encoding GHMP kinase gives MIIVRAPLRISFVGGGTDLPDFYHKYPGRVISTTINKFIYLSINPTGLLNKFIMKYNTTEIVADPSELKHDRARGILLDLGIKHGLEITSSADIPAKTGLGSSSGFSVALVKGLNYLLGKSMSRIEAAEAACRLEIELLKEPIGKQDQYAASFGGFNIFQFNSDETVTIEPILLDYKKRAKFEDHLILFFTGITRSAASVLGEQKTKIESNFETYKKMSDSVYDFRDKLMAGDLEGMAAMLHEGWLRKRSLASAVSNSLIDVMYETGIKNGAWGGKILGAGGGGCLLFLAPLDKHEQIKASLKKLAAENNLSEAQAIPFNFTQSGTDILFSDNVS, from the coding sequence ATGATTATAGTCAGAGCGCCACTACGTATTAGCTTTGTGGGAGGAGGAACGGATCTGCCGGATTTTTATCATAAATATCCGGGCAGGGTCATTTCCACAACAATTAATAAATTTATTTACCTGTCAATAAATCCGACGGGACTTTTGAATAAATTTATAATGAAATATAATACGACTGAAATTGTAGCTGATCCCAGTGAACTGAAACATGACCGGGCGCGGGGAATCCTGTTGGATTTAGGCATTAAACACGGATTGGAAATTACCAGTTCCGCGGATATTCCCGCAAAAACCGGTTTGGGTTCTTCGTCCGGATTTTCTGTCGCGTTGGTTAAAGGGTTAAACTATTTGTTGGGCAAGAGTATGAGCCGCATTGAAGCCGCCGAAGCCGCTTGCCGTTTGGAAATCGAGTTATTAAAAGAACCGATCGGCAAACAAGATCAATACGCGGCCTCGTTCGGCGGATTTAATATATTTCAATTCAACTCCGATGAGACGGTAACAATTGAGCCAATTTTATTGGATTATAAGAAGAGAGCGAAATTTGAAGATCATCTCATTTTATTTTTTACCGGCATTACCAGAAGTGCTGCCTCTGTTTTGGGAGAACAGAAAACAAAAATTGAGAGCAATTTTGAAACATACAAAAAAATGTCCGATTCGGTTTATGATTTTCGTGACAAACTAATGGCCGGGGATCTGGAAGGCATGGCGGCGATGCTCCACGAGGGCTGGTTGCGCAAAAGGAGTTTAGCTTCGGCGGTTTCAAATTCGTTAATTGACGTAATGTATGAAACCGGGATCAAAAACGGCGCCTGGGGCGGAAAAATTCTGGGCGCGGGCGGGGGAGGATGTCTGTTGTTTTTGGCACCGCTCGATAAACACGAACAGATTAAAGCCAGTTTAAAAAAGTTGGCCGCGGAAAATAATCTATCGGAAGCGCAGGCTATCCCGTTTAATTTTACTCAATCCGGAACGGATATTCTGTTCAGCGATAATGTATCTTAA
- a CDS encoding glycosyltransferase family 4 protein: MTDKIRVASLINDMGIGGTARQVITVDRYLNKDIFEHYIISLSAVDDARSKFLRDKKVFFSSDPKEIAEMVKKNKIDIIYAHRHGRNESLHDKIAQALPPSIGLMELNTFSVVDKGDFGTRCGKRVFVSMTNLVKYCDQNNLPFNFKELKTVYCLVDANNFMSKLPTAAEIEEYKNRMGIAGCPVIGRSARPVIEKWDDEMLIMWKKLSKMNPRIKFLIYGVPPSKRKLLEASGRKDNLIMLGLTDSDKDLDLFYSSIDIYVHDSPIGECFGGTTVEAMLFKKPAIVMSTPFPRRTWGRTHTKDNGLVEQIKNGENGYVVRSGTAMAYAVDYLSQHPELIKKMGEKNFDEVRQRYEASFGIKTLEKIFLELYLEKNHTLPEEALNYYKNLRFYPDEDDIRGWFSEYYLRLANLFGKEYCNSALERVELSYSKYKRKAKTLLFMLGLRKSKYL, from the coding sequence ATGACTGATAAAATTAGAGTCGCTTCCTTGATTAATGACATGGGAATCGGCGGCACTGCCAGACAAGTTATAACAGTTGACAGATACCTTAATAAGGATATTTTTGAGCATTACATAATTTCCCTAAGCGCCGTAGATGACGCCAGGTCAAAATTTTTGAGAGACAAGAAAGTATTTTTTTCGTCCGATCCCAAAGAGATTGCCGAGATGGTTAAAAAAAATAAAATTGACATTATATATGCGCACAGACACGGACGAAACGAATCGCTTCATGACAAAATCGCGCAGGCGCTTCCACCCAGTATCGGACTGATGGAACTAAATACTTTCAGTGTTGTAGACAAGGGAGATTTTGGCACCAGATGCGGCAAACGCGTTTTTGTGAGCATGACCAATCTGGTAAAATATTGCGACCAGAATAATCTACCGTTCAATTTTAAGGAACTCAAGACGGTATATTGTCTGGTTGACGCAAATAATTTCATGTCTAAATTGCCGACAGCGGCAGAAATTGAAGAGTATAAAAATCGGATGGGGATAGCGGGTTGTCCGGTAATAGGCAGAAGCGCCAGGCCGGTTATTGAAAAATGGGATGACGAAATGCTGATAATGTGGAAAAAATTGTCCAAAATGAATCCGAGAATAAAGTTTTTAATTTACGGGGTTCCGCCGTCAAAGAGAAAATTACTGGAGGCGTCCGGCAGGAAGGACAACCTGATCATGTTGGGCCTCACGGATTCGGATAAGGATTTGGATCTTTTTTATTCATCCATTGATATTTACGTTCATGATAGTCCGATCGGCGAATGTTTTGGCGGGACGACCGTTGAAGCTATGCTGTTTAAAAAACCGGCGATAGTGATGTCAACACCGTTTCCGCGCCGTACGTGGGGAAGAACCCACACCAAAGATAACGGACTCGTTGAACAAATTAAAAATGGTGAAAACGGGTATGTGGTAAGGAGCGGAACCGCTATGGCCTATGCTGTCGATTATTTAAGCCAGCATCCCGAACTGATTAAGAAGATGGGTGAAAAGAATTTTGATGAAGTTCGCCAAAGATACGAGGCGTCGTTTGGCATCAAAACTCTTGAGAAAATATTCTTGGAACTTTATTTGGAAAAGAATCATACTTTGCCCGAAGAGGCCTTAAATTATTATAAAAATTTACGCTTTTACCCGGATGAGGACGATATCAGGGGCTGGTTTAGTGAGTACTATTTACGACTTGCAAATCTTTTTGGAAAGGAGTATTGTAATTCGGCGTTGGAAAGGGTGGAATTGTCTTATTCAAAATATAAAAGAAAAGCCAAAACCTTGTTATTCATGCTGGGTTTAAGAAAATCAAAATATTTATGA
- a CDS encoding methyltransferase domain-containing protein translates to MKPKVLLCQPTPTESSPQKNSPLSIIYTGAAAEKAGYEVEYWDERWDSKEKLLELIKWSDVVGVSSFTGIQLKYAAEILKLAKENNKTTIFGGVHASLMPEQCIKEDFIDYVAVGEGEITLPSFLAFFQDRNIIPKGIVGRDVKYIPAGKLDAVDFVCPITDKTLRLFKLANQTSDIMFPSSRGCPYSCGFCVNSTDKDKKYRMLDLQLWAQWLDVLLSHMQIKWIQIGDDYLGRESRILEVGKILKERNIKWHPSFRADNFKVNGPEFARKLSELGVTDIAMGVETGSERLMKFINKAETKEDILHAAKCLSENSNIRPRYYLIIGFPTETLAERNETFAFADQLYEIHKGNCNIPIYNFTPFPGITLHSVAVAHGMRVPERMSEWENFTVSNSGSNEMQSVYHIAGFHFHQKPGSKTDINFPGMRRWLVKPFEKLCDIRWRKRYFKYFGVEKFILEFLLKYCRVKPKDNIAKQNKAEGNRFGGERLDSKSNLSRNNLVEHLARYNLVSGNPESTVLDIGCGSGHGSHELSKKFKKIYGVDVSAEAISYAKENWSAPNVEFSCGSGTGIPFADNFFDVAAAFEVFEHVQDWRKFLSEIKRVVRNDGLVYISTPNREIYSPGTAAGQKPNNPYHVFEMAVDEFKSALSEFFVIEKFYGQSTPVYNDRWFWKILNPVLLGLRHLNIISYKTSNTIKLKIINRIKPVLEPSDIVFYQDDNNIKKSRFMVAVCRAKK, encoded by the coding sequence ATGAAGCCGAAGGTTTTATTATGTCAGCCAACCCCTACGGAGTCATCCCCGCAAAAAAATAGTCCTCTAAGTATTATTTATACGGGCGCGGCGGCCGAAAAGGCGGGATATGAAGTGGAATATTGGGATGAGCGCTGGGATTCAAAGGAAAAACTTCTTGAGTTGATTAAATGGTCTGATGTTGTCGGGGTCTCAAGTTTTACCGGTATACAATTGAAGTACGCGGCGGAGATTTTAAAATTGGCGAAGGAAAATAATAAAACCACCATTTTTGGCGGAGTCCATGCTTCTCTTATGCCGGAGCAGTGCATAAAAGAAGATTTTATAGATTATGTTGCCGTGGGGGAAGGTGAAATAACCCTGCCGAGTTTTTTAGCTTTTTTTCAGGATAGAAATATTATTCCCAAAGGCATCGTGGGCCGGGATGTAAAATATATACCGGCAGGTAAACTGGATGCGGTTGATTTTGTTTGCCCGATCACAGATAAAACTCTAAGATTATTTAAGCTCGCCAACCAAACGAGTGACATAATGTTTCCCTCATCAAGAGGGTGTCCGTATAGTTGCGGTTTTTGCGTTAACAGCACTGATAAGGATAAAAAATACAGAATGTTAGATTTGCAGCTTTGGGCGCAGTGGCTGGACGTGCTTTTGTCGCACATGCAAATAAAATGGATACAAATCGGAGATGATTACTTAGGCCGGGAATCAAGAATATTGGAAGTCGGTAAAATTTTAAAAGAGCGAAATATTAAATGGCATCCCTCTTTTCGAGCTGATAATTTTAAAGTCAACGGACCTGAATTTGCCAGAAAATTATCAGAACTGGGAGTTACCGATATTGCCATGGGAGTGGAAACCGGAAGTGAAAGATTAATGAAGTTCATCAATAAGGCAGAAACCAAAGAAGACATACTGCATGCGGCCAAATGTTTATCTGAAAATTCAAACATCAGGCCGAGATATTATTTGATTATTGGTTTTCCCACGGAAACGCTTGCAGAGAGGAATGAAACCTTCGCTTTTGCCGACCAATTGTATGAGATTCACAAAGGAAATTGCAATATACCCATATATAATTTCACGCCTTTTCCGGGAATCACATTGCATTCGGTGGCAGTAGCCCACGGGATGAGAGTGCCTGAAAGAATGAGCGAGTGGGAAAATTTTACGGTCAGCAATTCCGGGTCAAACGAAATGCAAAGCGTATATCATATTGCCGGTTTTCATTTCCACCAAAAGCCGGGCTCCAAAACAGACATCAATTTTCCCGGAATGAGGCGTTGGTTAGTCAAACCGTTTGAAAAACTATGCGACATCAGATGGCGGAAGCGTTATTTCAAATATTTTGGCGTTGAGAAATTTATACTGGAATTTCTTTTGAAGTATTGCCGGGTGAAACCCAAAGATAATATTGCAAAACAAAATAAAGCGGAAGGAAATAGATTCGGCGGAGAGAGATTGGATTCCAAAAGCAATTTATCCCGGAATAATTTAGTTGAACATTTGGCGCGCTATAATTTGGTTTCCGGCAACCCGGAGAGCACTGTTTTGGATATTGGCTGCGGCTCCGGACATGGCAGTCATGAATTATCCAAAAAATTCAAAAAAATATACGGTGTTGATGTTTCCGCTGAAGCTATCAGTTATGCTAAAGAAAATTGGTCCGCTCCCAATGTAGAATTTTCCTGCGGGTCCGGCACAGGTATTCCCTTTGCAGATAATTTTTTTGATGTCGCGGCGGCTTTTGAGGTATTTGAACATGTTCAGGATTGGCGAAAGTTTTTGTCGGAGATAAAAAGAGTCGTAAGAAATGACGGTCTAGTTTACATTTCAACTCCAAATAGGGAAATTTATTCACCGGGTACGGCAGCCGGCCAAAAACCCAACAACCCTTATCATGTTTTTGAGATGGCAGTTGATGAATTTAAAAGCGCGCTTAGCGAATTTTTTGTTATTGAAAAATTTTATGGCCAAAGCACGCCTGTATATAATGATCGCTGGTTCTGGAAGATATTAAATCCTGTTTTGCTCGGCCTGCGCCATCTAAACATCATCAGTTATAAAACAAGCAATACTATCAAACTAAAGATCATAAACCGGATAAAGCCGGTTTTAGAGCCCAGTGATATTGTCTTTTATCAAGATGACAATAATATTAAAAAATCACGCTTCATGGTGGCTGTTTGCAGGGCAAAGAAGTAA